From Mercenaria mercenaria strain notata chromosome 17, MADL_Memer_1, whole genome shotgun sequence, the proteins below share one genomic window:
- the LOC123537219 gene encoding galactose-binding lectin-like, giving the protein MGLNFLIKHCSSGKFFHPQGGEGDPPNETPIILHEDVHPRMHWTFERDHDQWGYIKHVSSGKYIHPQGGEIHSGDNTRLVLHEARHWGALFALDGYNDRIIHISGRYVHPHNFKPNPKNETAVVLHSGDSVDMKFEFVSTKDPKKEILVYGKLTMAGQWKIVHLVLNPKAEHLEKIELTIGKSATGSRKGSFQYKWEMSTDLLLNEVMSTSISSSLQYMMEKSSSATWSEQTTKSREIRVKPGETVVTWQYVFDVEQGDSRSVFKSNLLADTNSESKEPEDLQYALK; this is encoded by the exons ATGGGGCTGAACTTTCTGATAAAGCACTGTTCAAGCGGAAAATTCTTCCATCCACAAGGTGGTGAGGGCGATCCACCCAATGAAACACCAATAATTCTGCACGAAGATGTCCATCCACGTATGCACTGGACCTTCGAGAGAGATCATGATCAATGGGGATACATTAAGCACGTGTCTAGCGGCAAGTACATCCATCCTCAAGGAGGAGAAATACATTCTGGGGACAACACGAGACTGGTACTTCACGAAGCTCGTCATTGGGGAGCGCTGTTTGCGCTTGACGGATATAATGATCGCATTATACACATAAGTGGAAG atATGTTCATCCACACAACTTCAAGCCAAACCCAAAAAACGAAACGGCCGTTGTTTTACATTCCGGCGATAGTGTAGATATGAAATTTGAGTTTGTTTCAACGAAAGATCCTAAGAAAGAAATACTTGTTTATGGAAAACTGACAATGGCAGGTCAATGGAAAATCGTACACCTTGTGCTCAATCCAAAAGCTGAACACTTGGAAAAAATTGAATTAACGATAGGAAAGTCAGCAACTGGGAGCAGAAAAGGGTCTTTCCAATACAAATGGGAAATGTCAACAGACCTTTTACTCAATGAAGTTATGTCGACGTCGATTTCATCGTCTTTGCAGTATATGATGGAAAAATCATCATCAGCCACGTGGTCTGAGCAGACAACAAAGTCCAGAGAAATACGAG TAAAACCTGGCGAAACAGTCGTCACATGGCAGTACGTGTTTGATGTTGAACAAGGCGACTCAAGATCCGTTTTTAAGAGCAACCTGCTAGCCGATACAAACAGCGAGTCAAAAGAACCAGAAGAcctgcaatatgctttgaaataG